From one Rhodovulum sp. ES.010 genomic stretch:
- the mutS gene encoding DNA mismatch repair protein MutS, translating to MMAQYLEIKEAHPGALLFYRMGDFYEMFFDDAVAAAEALDIALTKRGKHQGQDIPMCGVPVQAAESYLLSLIRRGFRVAVCEQLEDPAKAKKRGSKAVVKRDVVRLVTPGTLTEDSLLEARRHNFLAAFSEVRGAGALAWVDISTGAFRVMECPPVRLGPELARLTPRELLLSEAQEADWAETVTESGAALTPLSRASFNSASAEARLGGVFGVETLDGYGSFSRAELSAMGAIVDYLDITQKGKLPLLRPPMRESAGGTVQIDAATRRNLELTASLSGGRDGSLLGAIDRTVTALGARLLERRLSSPSRDLDTIRARLSAVRALVEDATLCDALRDALRKCPDMDRALSRLGLDRGGPRDLAAIRNGLAQAAAVADRLTGELPAAIAEARSALLGHDALRDLLDAALVAEPPILARDGGFIAAGHDPELDEARTLRDEGRGVIAGMQADFVETTGIGSLKVKHNNVLGYFVEVTATHADKMLSPPLSERFIHRQTTANAVRFTTVELSELETRILNAGNRALEIEKRLFDRLRDAVLAEAGPVGQAASALAEIDLAAALADLARGENWCEPSVDDSRAFAIGGGRHPVVERALRQQGGAPFIANDCALADGSDGAAIWLLTGPNMAGKSTFLRQNALIALLAQAGSFVPAARAHIGVVSQIFSRVGASDDLARGRSTFMVEMVETAAILNQADDRALVILDEIGRGTATYDGLSIAWATLEHLHDTNRCRALFATHYHELTALAHKLVGVENATVAVKEWEGDVIFLHEVRQGAADRSYGVQVARLAGLPETVVERARIVLEALEKGEREGGQPQKALIDDLPLFSAAAPPPPSSQAPRSTLDEKLAGVHPDELTPKEALELIYELKGLSD from the coding sequence ATGATGGCGCAATACCTCGAGATCAAGGAGGCCCATCCCGGTGCGCTCCTGTTCTACCGGATGGGTGACTTCTACGAGATGTTCTTCGACGACGCGGTCGCGGCGGCCGAGGCGCTCGATATCGCCCTGACCAAGCGCGGCAAGCATCAGGGCCAGGACATACCGATGTGCGGCGTCCCGGTACAGGCGGCCGAAAGCTACCTGCTGTCTCTGATCCGCAGGGGGTTCCGGGTCGCGGTCTGCGAACAGCTCGAAGACCCGGCCAAAGCGAAGAAGCGCGGCTCCAAGGCCGTCGTGAAACGCGATGTGGTGCGCCTGGTAACGCCGGGCACGCTGACCGAGGACTCCCTGCTGGAGGCGCGGCGACACAACTTCCTCGCGGCGTTTTCCGAGGTCCGGGGGGCGGGGGCGCTTGCCTGGGTTGATATCTCGACCGGCGCGTTCCGCGTGATGGAGTGCCCGCCGGTGCGTCTGGGCCCGGAACTGGCGCGGCTGACCCCGCGCGAGTTGTTGCTGAGCGAGGCGCAAGAGGCCGATTGGGCCGAAACAGTCACTGAATCCGGCGCCGCGCTCACCCCGCTGTCGCGCGCGAGTTTCAACAGCGCGTCGGCCGAAGCGCGGCTGGGCGGGGTGTTCGGCGTCGAGACGCTAGACGGGTATGGCAGCTTCTCGCGCGCCGAACTGTCCGCCATGGGCGCCATCGTCGACTACCTGGACATCACGCAGAAGGGCAAGCTGCCGCTGCTGCGCCCGCCGATGCGCGAGTCCGCCGGCGGGACGGTTCAGATCGACGCCGCCACGCGGCGGAATCTTGAATTGACCGCAAGCCTGTCGGGCGGCCGCGACGGCAGCCTTCTGGGCGCCATCGACCGCACGGTGACCGCGCTCGGCGCGCGTCTGCTCGAGCGGCGCCTTTCCAGCCCGTCGCGCGATCTGGACACCATCCGCGCGCGTCTCTCGGCGGTTCGGGCGCTGGTGGAGGATGCGACGCTGTGCGACGCCCTGCGTGACGCCCTGCGGAAATGCCCCGACATGGACCGGGCGCTGTCGCGCCTCGGGCTTGACCGCGGCGGGCCGCGGGACCTTGCCGCCATCCGCAACGGGCTGGCCCAGGCCGCTGCCGTGGCCGACCGGCTGACTGGCGAGCTTCCCGCAGCCATTGCGGAGGCCCGGTCGGCGCTGCTGGGCCATGACGCCCTGCGCGACCTGCTCGACGCGGCGCTGGTCGCCGAGCCACCGATACTGGCGCGCGATGGCGGGTTCATCGCGGCCGGACACGACCCGGAGCTCGACGAAGCGCGCACGCTTCGCGACGAAGGCCGAGGGGTCATCGCCGGGATGCAGGCCGATTTCGTCGAGACGACCGGGATCGGCTCACTCAAGGTGAAGCACAACAACGTGCTGGGCTATTTCGTCGAGGTCACCGCGACGCATGCCGACAAGATGCTGTCGCCGCCGCTGTCCGAACGGTTCATCCACCGTCAGACCACGGCGAACGCCGTGCGCTTCACGACCGTGGAGCTTTCCGAACTGGAAACGCGCATTCTGAACGCCGGCAATCGCGCGCTGGAAATCGAGAAGCGGTTGTTCGACCGGTTGCGGGACGCGGTTCTGGCCGAGGCGGGACCGGTGGGACAGGCCGCCTCGGCGCTGGCCGAGATCGATCTGGCCGCCGCGCTGGCCGATCTCGCCCGCGGTGAGAACTGGTGCGAGCCGTCGGTGGATGACAGCCGGGCCTTCGCGATCGGCGGCGGGCGGCACCCGGTCGTGGAACGCGCGCTGCGCCAGCAGGGCGGCGCCCCCTTCATCGCGAACGATTGCGCCTTGGCGGACGGCTCTGACGGCGCGGCGATCTGGCTGTTGACCGGCCCCAACATGGCGGGCAAATCGACCTTCCTGCGCCAGAACGCACTGATCGCACTGCTCGCCCAGGCCGGCAGCTTCGTGCCCGCGGCACGGGCGCATATCGGCGTGGTCTCGCAGATCTTCAGCCGGGTCGGCGCCTCCGACGATCTGGCGCGCGGACGGTCGACCTTCATGGTCGAGATGGTCGAGACCGCGGCGATTCTGAACCAGGCCGACGACCGGGCGCTGGTGATCCTAGACGAGATCGGCCGCGGCACGGCGACCTATGACGGTCTGTCCATCGCTTGGGCGACGCTGGAACATCTGCACGACACGAACCGCTGCCGCGCGCTCTTCGCCACACATTACCATGAGCTTACTGCCTTGGCGCACAAGCTGGTCGGGGTGGAGAACGCCACGGTTGCGGTGAAGGAATGGGAGGGCGACGTCATCTTCCTGCACGAGGTGCGGCAAGGCGCGGCCGACCGGTCCTACGGGGTTCAAGTCGCACGCCTGGCTGGCCTGCCGGAAACCGTGGTGGAGCGCGCGCGGATCGTTCTTGAAGCCCTGGAAAAGGGCGAACGCGAGGGCGGCCAGCCGCAGAAGGCGCTGATTGACGATCTGCCGCTGTTCAGCGCCGCCGCGCCCCCGCCGCCATCCAGTCAAGCGCCGCGGTCAACCCTCGACGAAAAGCTCGCCGGGGTTCACCCCGACGAGCTGACGCCGAAAGAGGCGCTGGAACTGATCTACGAGTTGAAGGGCCTGTCGGACTAG
- a CDS encoding nucleotide exchange factor GrpE produces MAEPEKRDIDIEDLADEAGADAAPDPGAMTAEEIEALRAERDELRDRFMRALADAENSRKRADRDRREAEQYGGSKLARDMLPVYDHLSRALDVVTEEQREAQKAFLEGVELTLRELLNVFSKHGIEPVAPEVGHSFDPQLHQAMFEAPVPDTKAGEIIQVMAVGFMLHDRLLRPAQVGVSSTPAS; encoded by the coding sequence ATGGCAGAACCTGAGAAACGCGATATCGATATCGAGGACCTGGCCGACGAGGCGGGTGCGGACGCCGCCCCCGATCCGGGAGCGATGACGGCCGAAGAGATCGAGGCGCTGCGGGCCGAGCGCGACGAGTTGCGCGACCGGTTCATGCGGGCCTTGGCCGATGCCGAGAACTCGCGCAAGCGGGCAGATCGCGACCGCCGCGAGGCCGAGCAGTATGGCGGCTCCAAACTGGCGCGTGACATGCTGCCGGTCTATGATCACCTGTCGCGCGCGCTCGACGTCGTCACCGAAGAGCAGCGCGAGGCGCAGAAGGCGTTCCTCGAAGGGGTGGAGTTGACCCTGCGCGAGCTTCTGAACGTCTTCTCGAAGCACGGGATCGAGCCTGTGGCGCCCGAGGTCGGCCACAGCTTTGATCCGCAGCTTCACCAGGCGATGTTCGAGGCGCCGGTGCCCGACACCAAGGCGGGCGAGATCATCCAGGTGATGGCGGTGGGCTTCATGCTGCACGACCGGCTGCTGAGACCCGCGCAGGTCGGCGTCTCGTCGACGCCAGCGTCCTAG
- the hrcA gene encoding heat-inducible transcriptional repressor HrcA: MNDRSREVFRRVVEGYLATGDPVGSRSLTRTMSEKVSAATIRNVMQDLEFLGLLDSPHISAGRMPTQLGLRMFVDGLLEVRNLELEDREKIDATLGSNEPDVGAMLDRIGGALSGVTQGASLVLAPKHEAPIKHIEFVSLAPDRALTVLVFADGHVENRLFHPAPGQTPASMREAANFLNALAEGKTLSELRDVMQVEIARRRQELNDLARTMVESGLAVWENEGEPHERLIVRGRSHLLAESAEAEEIDRIRSLFDDLERKRDIIEFLELAEEGEGVRIFIGSENKLFSLSGSSLVVSPYMNADRKIIGAVGVIGPTRLNYGRIVPIVDYTAQLVGKLISDRGKG, translated from the coding sequence ATGAACGACCGCTCGCGCGAAGTCTTCCGCCGCGTGGTCGAGGGCTATCTGGCGACCGGCGATCCCGTCGGCTCGCGTAGCCTCACCCGTACCATGAGCGAGAAGGTCAGCGCGGCGACGATCCGCAACGTGATGCAGGATCTGGAGTTCCTGGGCCTGCTCGACAGCCCGCACATTTCGGCCGGGCGCATGCCGACGCAGCTGGGCCTGCGGATGTTCGTGGACGGGCTGCTGGAGGTGCGGAACCTCGAACTGGAGGACCGCGAGAAGATCGACGCCACGCTCGGCAGCAATGAGCCGGACGTGGGCGCGATGCTCGACCGGATCGGCGGCGCCCTGTCCGGGGTTACACAGGGGGCAAGCCTGGTGCTCGCCCCCAAGCACGAGGCGCCAATCAAGCACATCGAATTCGTCAGCCTGGCGCCCGACCGCGCGCTGACCGTTCTGGTCTTTGCCGACGGCCATGTCGAGAACCGCCTGTTTCACCCGGCGCCGGGCCAGACACCGGCCTCGATGCGGGAGGCGGCGAACTTCCTAAACGCGCTGGCCGAGGGCAAGACGCTGAGCGAGCTGCGCGACGTGATGCAGGTCGAGATCGCACGGCGGCGTCAGGAACTCAACGACCTGGCGCGCACCATGGTCGAATCGGGGCTGGCCGTGTGGGAAAACGAGGGCGAGCCGCATGAACGGCTGATCGTCCGCGGCCGGTCTCACCTGCTGGCCGAAAGCGCCGAAGCCGAAGAGATCGACCGCATTCGCTCGCTCTTCGACGACCTGGAACGCAAGCGCGACATCATCGAGTTTCTGGAACTCGCCGAGGAAGGCGAGGGGGTGCGCATCTTCATCGGCTCCGAAAACAAGCTTTTTTCACTTTCGGGTTCCTCTTTGGTCGTCTCTCCATATATGAACGCTGACCGAAAGATCATCGGCGCCGTGGGCGTGATCGGGCCGACCCGCCTGAACTACGGGCGGATCGTGCCAATCGTCGACTACACGGCCCAGCTGGTCGGGAAGCTGATCTCCGACCGCGGCAAGGGGTAG
- the rph gene encoding ribonuclease PH, with translation MRPSGRDVSEMRPVSIETGVTKHAEGSCLVRIGDTHVLCTASLEERVPPFLKNSGLGWVTAEYGMLPRATNTRMRREATAGKQGGRTVEIQRLIGRSLRAGLDRVALGERQITVDCDVIQADGGTRCAAITGGWVALRLAVNKLMKAGDVLSDPLVDHVAAVSCGVYAGQPVMDLDYAEDSEAGVDGNFVMTGGGRMIEVQMSAEGATFSRAQMDQLLGLAEAGVSQLVAAQKAAVGG, from the coding sequence ATGCGCCCGTCTGGCCGTGATGTAAGCGAAATGCGCCCGGTTTCAATCGAGACGGGTGTGACGAAACATGCCGAAGGCTCGTGCCTCGTCCGCATCGGCGACACGCATGTTCTGTGCACTGCGTCGCTGGAAGAGCGGGTGCCGCCCTTTCTCAAGAATTCCGGCCTCGGCTGGGTGACGGCCGAGTACGGCATGCTGCCGCGCGCGACCAACACGCGGATGCGACGCGAGGCGACAGCCGGCAAGCAGGGCGGCCGCACCGTCGAGATTCAGCGCCTGATCGGACGTAGCCTGCGCGCTGGTCTCGACCGCGTGGCGCTGGGCGAACGCCAGATCACCGTCGATTGCGACGTGATCCAAGCCGATGGCGGCACCCGCTGCGCGGCGATCACCGGCGGCTGGGTGGCGCTCAGGCTTGCGGTAAACAAGCTGATGAAGGCGGGCGACGTGCTGTCGGACCCGCTGGTCGATCATGTCGCAGCGGTGTCCTGCGGAGTCTATGCGGGCCAGCCGGTCATGGATCTCGACTATGCCGAGGACAGCGAGGCCGGCGTCGACGGCAATTTCGTCATGACCGGCGGCGGCCGGATGATCGAGGTGCAGATGTCGGCCGAAGGCGCGACATTCTCGCGTGCGCAGATGGACCAGTTGCTCGGCCTCGCCGAAGCGGGTGTTTCTCAACTTGTCGCGGCGCAGAAGGCAGCGGTCGGGGGCTAG
- the rdgB gene encoding RdgB/HAM1 family non-canonical purine NTP pyrophosphatase: MRRFTGDRLLVATHNRGKLEEIAHLLEPHRVAVVGAAEMNLPEPAETETTFIGNARIKAHAAARATRLPALADDSGISVDALDGAPGVHTADWAETGSGRDFEMAMRRVWDALQAKAAPEPRTARFTCTFVLAWPDGHDEVFEGEIPGRIVWPMRGDQGHGYDPIFQPEGYDLTFAEMDRWEKNRISHRARAFEKLVQVFDR; encoded by the coding sequence ATGCGCCGTTTCACGGGTGACCGGCTGCTGGTGGCGACGCATAACCGGGGCAAACTCGAAGAGATCGCGCATTTACTGGAGCCGCACAGGGTTGCGGTCGTCGGCGCCGCCGAAATGAACCTGCCCGAGCCCGCGGAAACCGAAACCACGTTCATCGGCAATGCCCGGATCAAGGCGCACGCCGCGGCGCGGGCGACGCGCCTGCCCGCGCTCGCCGATGACAGCGGCATCTCGGTCGATGCGCTGGATGGCGCACCCGGGGTTCATACCGCGGATTGGGCCGAAACAGGGTCTGGCCGCGACTTCGAGATGGCGATGCGGCGCGTCTGGGACGCGTTGCAGGCCAAGGCCGCGCCCGAGCCCCGCACCGCGCGGTTCACCTGTACCTTCGTGCTGGCCTGGCCCGACGGCCATGACGAGGTATTCGAAGGCGAGATCCCCGGGCGGATCGTCTGGCCGATGCGGGGCGATCAGGGCCATGGCTACGACCCGATCTTCCAGCCCGAAGGCTATGACCTGACCTTCGCCGAGATGGACCGCTGGGAAAAGAACCGCATCAGCCACCGCGCCCGCGCCTTTGAGAAACTGGTGCAGGTCTTTGACCGCTAA